One segment of Synergistota bacterium DNA contains the following:
- the fliM gene encoding flagellar motor switch protein FliM — protein MPEVLSQDEIDALLEALTSGDLDVETIKQKETRKIKVYDFKRPDKFSKDQIRGLQMIHESFARLLTTNLSARVRSVVQMKVVSVDQVTYEEFTRSLLNPTVLSLFALDPLEGTSILEINPSLVFAVIDRLLGGKGEPLRKPRELTDIEMMVVRRLIDDFLSALEEAWGHVVELKLRLEGIESNPQFVQIAPPNDMTAVITIDAKIGEAEGMINLCFPYFVLEPIVSKLSAQYWFSAVRKETPPEMVENLRKRLERVLIPVSAELGSSTLTVGELLDLDIGDVILLNQRVGSLVDVKVGERVKFKGKVGTLGKKLAVQIESLVEGEEFLNE, from the coding sequence ATGCCTGAGGTATTATCTCAGGACGAAATAGATGCGCTTCTTGAGGCCTTAACCTCCGGTGATCTCGATGTAGAAACCATAAAGCAGAAAGAAACTCGAAAGATAAAGGTTTATGATTTTAAGAGGCCCGATAAGTTTTCTAAAGATCAGATCAGAGGGCTTCAAATGATACATGAGAGTTTTGCGCGTCTTCTTACGACTAACCTTTCCGCAAGGGTTAGATCTGTGGTACAGATGAAGGTAGTCTCGGTGGATCAGGTAACCTACGAGGAATTCACGAGATCCCTATTGAATCCTACGGTGTTAAGCCTCTTCGCTCTTGATCCTCTTGAGGGAACGTCGATATTGGAGATAAATCCTTCACTGGTATTTGCTGTCATAGATAGGCTTCTTGGGGGAAAGGGAGAGCCTTTGAGAAAGCCGAGAGAGTTAACCGATATAGAAATGATGGTTGTTAGAAGACTTATAGATGACTTTCTCTCGGCACTTGAGGAAGCATGGGGGCATGTTGTTGAGCTGAAACTGAGGCTTGAGGGCATAGAGAGTAATCCTCAATTTGTTCAGATAGCACCTCCAAACGATATGACAGCAGTTATCACCATAGACGCTAAGATAGGAGAGGCAGAGGGCATGATAAATCTGTGCTTTCCTTACTTTGTTCTCGAACCCATTGTTTCCAAGCTAAGTGCACAGTATTGGTTCTCCGCGGTCAGGAAGGAAACGCCTCCAGAGATGGTGGAAAATCTTAGAAAGCGCTTGGAGAGGGTTCTAATACCGGTTTCAGCCGAGCTTGGTAGTTCTACTTTAACGGTTGGTGAGCTCCTTGATTTAGATATAGGAGATGTTATACTATTGAATCAGAGAGTTGGTTCTCTTGTGGACGTTAAGGTTGGAGAGCGAGTTAAATTCAAGGGAAAGGTTGGCACCTTAGGTAAGAAGCTTGCAGTTCAGATAGAGAGCCTCGTGGAGGGGGAGGAGTTTTTAAATGAGTGA
- a CDS encoding flagellar basal body-associated FliL family protein, with protein MKLKIKLPIDPKMLIIVLAAIIISAGVSFFIAQKIVTDKLKKRGEEQRVVKSGPIMDMGEFTVNLADKIETHFARFKVSLELSNTKILGELSKPEWNVRLRDVIILTVKDKTTRDLSTSAGLLSLASEIKEAINKIIPRDKGRVLKVYFTEFLVQ; from the coding sequence GTGAAGCTTAAGATAAAGCTTCCTATAGATCCGAAAATGCTGATAATAGTTTTGGCGGCGATTATCATATCTGCGGGTGTATCCTTCTTCATAGCTCAGAAGATCGTTACAGACAAGCTAAAAAAAAGAGGAGAGGAACAGCGGGTGGTTAAAAGTGGTCCTATAATGGACATGGGAGAGTTTACGGTGAACCTTGCGGATAAAATCGAGACGCACTTTGCAAGGTTTAAGGTTTCTCTTGAGCTCAGTAACACAAAAATACTTGGTGAGCTTTCTAAGCCAGAGTGGAATGTGAGACTCCGTGATGTTATAATACTTACTGTAAAGGATAAGACAACGAGAGATTTATCAACATCGGCAGGGCTTTTGTCCCTTGCATCAGAGATAAAGGAAGCGATAAATAAAATTATACCGAGGGATAAGGGAAGAGTCCTCAAGGTCTATTTTACGGAGTTTCTCGTTCAGTAA